A stretch of DNA from Paenibacillus albus:
AAGGTGCAATCTTCGCGCAGCGCCACTTGATTCGCATAAGCTGCTGCCGGATCCAGTACGATAACGGTCGTATTTGGACGCAGCCTCGGAACAATAACCTCCGACAGCGGTCCAATGACAGCGTCCGGAACCGCTAATATTACGAAATCCGCAGCAGCTAGCGCCTCATCGTTCGGCGTTACTGCAAGTCCTCGCTCGGCAATGCGAGCTTTGCCGGTTTCCGATTGTTCGCACAGCAGCAGCCTGTAATCAGCTGATCTCAAATTATCGGTAATCCGGGAGCCCATTTTCCCGCCTGCTCCTATTAGCGCAACTGTCGCTTGCCCTGCTGAATCGCTCATGATACCCGCTCCTTCTTGAATAAATCGGATGATAAATTAAGCATAACGGATCGGGTCAAAGCTATCAATACAAATTGTATACATTTCATATATATTTATTGCTCTTCCGCGCGAATCCTGCTATTCTAGCATCACAAAGCGCCATGCCAAGGAGGAAAGTTACGATGAAACTCGGACTTAGCTCGTTCACATTAACATGGTCAGTAGGGGTTCCCGGTTATGAGACGCCAGGTGCGCCATTAACGGCAGAAGACTTAATTCAGCTTACACAAAGCCGTGGCCTTCGCCTGCTGCAAATCGCCGACAACCTGCCGCTCCACACGAAGACTGAAACAGAGCTCGCGCATATTAAGCAAACAGCAGAAGACTATGACGTTGCGATTGAGGTCGGCACAAGAGGGACTGATCCAGATCTTCTGCTCACATACCTTTCCATCGCCCGTACCTTCGGCTCTCCTATCGTCCGCTCCATTATTACGACGCCAGATCTGGCTGCCGCAGAGCTCCAGCTGCGCGAAGTACTGCCTTCCTATGAAGCTGCGGGCATCACCCTTGCCATCGAAAATCATGGTATGCATACGACTAGGCAACTGGTACAATTATTTGACAGTATCGACTCGCCTTATGTCGGCTGTTGTCTCGATACAGTCAATTCCTTCGGCGCACTTGAAAATCCGGAGACGGTTATTGATCGACTCGTGCCGTATCTCGTCAATCTGCACATTAAGGACTTCGATATTAAACGCGTCGATCATCAGATGGGCTATACGATTCTCGGTACACCGGCAGGCGCCGGCAAGCTGAACATCGGTTATTTGATGGACCGAATCGCGCAGCACGGGAAAGGCACAGCAAGCGCAATACTTGAGTTATGGACACCTTTTACCGCATCGGTCGCAGACACGATTGCACTGGAGCAGCGCTGGTTGGATGAGAGTATCTCCGGGCTTGCGAGCAGCGGTTATTTTAGAGAAGATGGGGTTAATCATTATGGCATCAATAACGCTGAAAGAGAAAGCGTATGAGCAGCTTCGCGCACTCCTCATGGAAGGAACGATCAGCAGCAATGACCAGCTGACGGAGAAATATCTCGTCGATCTGCTCCAGATGAGCCGCACGCCGATCCGTTCCGCGCTAGAGAAGCTCGCTGCCGAAGGGCTGCTCAATATCGCGCCGAACAAAGGGCTCAGCCTCCCTGGGCTGTCGCTGCAGCGAGTCGCTGATTTCTTCGACTTCCGCATCGCAAT
This window harbors:
- a CDS encoding sugar phosphate isomerase/epimerase family protein, with translation MKLGLSSFTLTWSVGVPGYETPGAPLTAEDLIQLTQSRGLRLLQIADNLPLHTKTETELAHIKQTAEDYDVAIEVGTRGTDPDLLLTYLSIARTFGSPIVRSIITTPDLAAAELQLREVLPSYEAAGITLAIENHGMHTTRQLVQLFDSIDSPYVGCCLDTVNSFGALENPETVIDRLVPYLVNLHIKDFDIKRVDHQMGYTILGTPAGAGKLNIGYLMDRIAQHGKGTASAILELWTPFTASVADTIALEQRWLDESISGLASSGYFREDGVNHYGINNAERESV